A genomic region of Blattabacterium cuenoti contains the following coding sequences:
- the nusG gene encoding transcription termination/antitermination protein NusG → MSDLERKWYVLKTISGQENKVKSYIENEIRDNGFQEYIGKVLVPIEKVIQMRKGKKIHREKVHFPGYVMIEAHLEGEAVHAIKNVPGVINFLSEGKGGSAIPMRKEEVNKMLGKIDQLSENYENLSIPFVVGETIKVIDGPFSGFNGTIEKINEEKRKLELAVLIFGRKTPLELNFTQIEKI, encoded by the coding sequence ATGAGTGATTTGGAAAGAAAATGGTATGTTTTAAAAACCATTAGTGGTCAAGAGAATAAGGTAAAGTCTTATATTGAGAATGAAATTAGAGATAATGGGTTTCAAGAATATATAGGGAAGGTTTTAGTTCCCATTGAAAAAGTTATACAAATGAGGAAGGGGAAAAAAATCCACAGGGAAAAAGTTCACTTTCCAGGATATGTGATGATAGAAGCCCATCTTGAGGGAGAGGCCGTCCATGCCATCAAGAATGTTCCTGGTGTTATAAATTTTTTAAGTGAAGGAAAAGGTGGTTCGGCCATTCCTATGAGAAAAGAAGAGGTTAATAAAATGTTAGGAAAAATAGATCAACTATCCGAAAATTATGAAAATTTGAGCATTCCTTTTGTGGTTGGAGAAACTATAAAAGTCATAGATGGTCCCTTTAGTGGTTTTAATGGAACTATTGAAAAAATTAATGAAGAAAAAAGAAAACTGGAATTAGCTGTTTTGATTTTTGGAAGAAAAACTCCTTTAGAATTGAATTTTACACAAATAGAAAAAATTTAA
- a CDS encoding preprotein translocase subunit SecE, with the protein MKKRNFFLEIYDEFVYCITWPKWGDLQVTTIVVSFFSIFLSLFLYGVDVFFIFFIKKLFSLK; encoded by the coding sequence ATGAAAAAAAGAAATTTTTTTTTGGAGATTTACGATGAGTTTGTTTATTGCATAACCTGGCCTAAGTGGGGAGATTTACAAGTTACTACGATAGTAGTGTCGTTTTTTTCTATATTTTTATCTCTGTTTCTATATGGAGTAGATGTTTTTTTTATTTTTTTTATTAAAAAATTATTTTCATTAAAATAA
- the rplA gene encoding 50S ribosomal protein L1 yields MSNKLTRNRKKILEKTNKHKKYSLDEASIILKEISFVKFDASVDISVHLNIDTRIPNQMVRGTVQLPHGIGRNVYVLALVTKDKELEAKEAGADYIGLDYIEKIKSGWIDIDVIVAMPSVMTQLSSVAKILGPRGLMPNPQMDTVSTNPGNSIKEIKSGKISFKADRYGIIHASIGKVSFNYEYISNNAKAFMSQIIRSKPSSSKGSYIKSIYLSTTMSSSLLVDYKSFINK; encoded by the coding sequence ATGTCAAATAAATTAACAAGAAATAGAAAAAAAATTCTGGAAAAAACTAATAAACATAAGAAATATTCTCTTGATGAAGCATCTATTATTCTTAAAGAAATATCTTTTGTTAAATTTGACGCATCGGTGGATATTTCTGTTCATCTAAATATAGATACACGTATTCCAAATCAAATGGTACGAGGAACTGTTCAATTACCACATGGAATAGGAAGAAATGTTTATGTTTTGGCTTTAGTTACAAAAGATAAAGAATTGGAAGCTAAAGAAGCTGGAGCGGATTATATAGGACTAGATTATATAGAAAAAATTAAATCTGGATGGATAGATATTGACGTGATTGTAGCTATGCCGTCTGTTATGACTCAATTGAGTTCTGTAGCAAAAATATTAGGACCAAGGGGGCTAATGCCAAATCCTCAAATGGATACAGTTTCTACAAATCCAGGGAATTCTATTAAGGAAATTAAATCTGGAAAGATATCTTTTAAAGCGGATCGTTATGGAATTATTCATGCTTCTATCGGAAAAGTATCTTTTAATTATGAATATATATCGAATAATGCAAAAGCATTCATGAGTCAAATTATTCGTAGTAAACCTTCTTCATCTAAAGGATCTTATATAAAAAGTATTTATTTATCGACTACTATGAGTAGTAGTCTTTTAGTCGATTATAAAAGTTTTATAAACAAATGA
- the rplK gene encoding 50S ribosomal protein L11 gives MVSQKKIVKKIKIQKINGGNANPAPPIGPILGSSGVNIMEFCKQYNSRTQKWKGEICPVIITIYEDKSFSFLIKKPPVSIQLMNIIKVKKGSREPNRSKIGKVSLDQIRIIAKNKMEDMNCFSIDSAISMIAGTARSMGIEVDK, from the coding sequence ATGGTTAGTCAAAAAAAAATAGTAAAAAAAATCAAAATACAAAAAATAAATGGAGGAAATGCCAATCCAGCACCTCCTATTGGTCCTATTTTAGGAAGTTCAGGGGTGAATATTATGGAATTCTGTAAACAATATAATTCTAGAACTCAAAAATGGAAGGGAGAGATATGTCCAGTGATTATTACTATTTATGAAGATAAATCTTTTTCTTTTTTAATTAAAAAACCTCCGGTATCTATTCAGTTAATGAATATAATAAAAGTAAAAAAAGGATCCAGAGAACCAAATCGTTCTAAAATTGGAAAAGTAAGTTTAGATCAAATTAGAATTATTGCAAAAAATAAAATGGAAGATATGAATTGTTTTTCCATCGATTCTGCTATATCTATGATTGCTGGGACTGCACGTTCTATGGGAATAGAAGTTGATAAATAA
- a CDS encoding TraR/DksA family transcriptional regulator: protein MKIKQRYSMEERNEFRKLILEKLEKAKKDLLILKESFANDQNNGTDDTYPTFKAFEEGSETLSKEQNAQIIEHLQKFIRSLNAALIRVENKDYGICRITKKLIPKARLMAVPHTTLSIEGKRQVEEQKK from the coding sequence ATGAAAATAAAACAAAGATATTCGATGGAAGAGAGGAATGAGTTTCGTAAACTGATACTTGAAAAACTGGAAAAAGCAAAAAAAGATTTGTTAATTCTTAAAGAATCCTTTGCTAATGATCAAAATAATGGAACAGATGATACGTATCCTACATTTAAAGCTTTTGAGGAAGGATCAGAAACGCTTAGTAAAGAACAAAATGCTCAAATCATAGAACACTTACAAAAATTTATACGAAGTTTGAATGCCGCTTTGATCAGAGTTGAAAACAAAGATTATGGAATTTGTCGCATAACAAAAAAATTGATTCCTAAAGCACGTTTAATGGCCGTTCCACATACTACTTTAAGTATTGAAGGAAAAAGACAAGTTGAAGAACAAAAAAAGTAA
- the rplJ gene encoding 50S ribosomal protein L10, translated as MKKEKKRTELSKLISILSDNDTIYLIDISGLNSNQISILRKNFCEYNIQMKVVKNTLLKKALENIKNKKLDSFFSILNGNTSVLACNSDLGNIPSKIIRNFHSYEKVEKPYLKGAYMEESFYFGNKDLDILINIKSKKDLIIDILRMLQYPIEQVILSIKYGENQIFRILKTLSISKKNNK; from the coding sequence ATGAAGAAAGAAAAAAAAAGAACAGAATTATCGAAATTAATTTCTATATTATCGGATAATGATACAATATATTTAATTGACATATCCGGTTTAAATTCTAATCAAATTTCTATTCTAAGAAAGAATTTTTGTGAATATAATATTCAAATGAAAGTAGTTAAAAATACTTTATTGAAAAAAGCTTTAGAAAATATTAAAAATAAAAAATTAGATTCTTTTTTTTCTATTTTAAATGGAAACACTTCTGTTTTAGCTTGCAATTCAGATTTAGGGAATATTCCGTCAAAAATTATAAGAAATTTTCATTCTTACGAAAAAGTAGAAAAGCCTTATTTAAAAGGAGCATATATGGAAGAATCTTTTTATTTTGGGAATAAAGATTTAGATATATTAATTAATATTAAATCTAAAAAAGATCTCATAATAGATATTTTAAGAATGCTTCAATATCCTATTGAACAGGTTATTTTATCCATAAAATATGGAGAAAATCAAATTTTTAGAATTCTAAAAACGTTATCTATATCTAAAAAAAACAATAAATAA
- the rpoB gene encoding DNA-directed RNA polymerase subunit beta, with protein MNTENVSERITFASVAKQVEYPDFLDIQIKSFKEFFQLDTKPENRKNEGLFKAFTENFPISDARNSFVLEFKGYSIDAPRYSIEECIERGLTYSVPLKAKLKLYCTDPEHEDFETVHQDVYLGTYPYMTHSGSFIFNGAERVIVSQLHRSPGVFFGQSHHANGTKLYSARIIPFKGSWIEFATDINNVMYAYIDRKKKLPMTTLLRAIGYERDKEILEIFDLAEEVKITEDNTKSILSRVLAARILNIWHEDFVDEDTGEVISIEKNEVLIDRDVTITQEHIDLMIQHEIKTILLHKKEGKKKDYSIIYNTLQKDPTNSEKEAVEYIYRQLRNTEPPDEETARGVIDKLFFSDTRYSLGPVGRYRLNKRLGLNIDPDYLVLTKEDIIAIVEHLNALFNSKREVDDIDHLSNRRVRTVGEQLYAQFSIGLARMARTIRERMNVRDNEVFMPVDLINAKTLSSVINTFFGTNQLSQFMDQTNPLSELTHKRRLSALGPGGLSRERAGFEVRDVNYSHYGRLCPIETPEGPNIGLISSLSVFAKINDMGFVETPYRSIHDGRVDLKSKVKYLSAEEEEGKIIAQANAINQYGNFVSDRIIAREDGDFPIVTPKQVDYIDVAPNQIASISASLIPFLEHDDANRALMGSNMMRQAVPLLKPEAPIVGTGLEKQVAIDSRILINAESNGFVEYLDARKIIIRYEKTEIGALVSFEPEVKTYDLIKFRKTNQNTCITLKPIVKKGMKVVKGQILCEGYATENGELALGRNLRAAFIPCNGYNFEDAVLISEKVVSEDWFTSIHIDEYSLDVRDTKLGMEELTNDIPNVSEEATKDLDENGIIRVGAEVRPGDILIGKITPKGESDPTPEEKLLRAIFGDKAGNVKDASLRAEPSLFGVVIDTKLFTRSIKDKKSRVQDKIQLERIEKEYDKKFSDLKNHLLQKLHTVLYGKTSKKIIIDEKKQEIIEEGTKFTAKLLNKISDYIESTPVDWTYDVETNNLVSEILHNYQISVNDLNSMLKHKKFSITVGDELPSGIIKMAKVYIAKKRKLKVGDKMAGRHGNKGVVARILREEDMPFLEDGSPVDIVLNPLGVPSRMNIGQIYETVLGWAGYKLNIKFSTPIFDGATIEKISEFTDKADIPRFGTTYLFDGGTGDRFDQPATVGVIYMLKLGHMVDDKMHARSIGPYSLITQQPLGGKAQFGGQRFGEMEVWALEAFGASNILREILTVKSDDVAGRAKTYEAIVKGDPMPEPNNPESFNVLCYELKGLGLDINLEE; from the coding sequence GTGAACACAGAAAATGTCTCAGAAAGAATAACTTTTGCCTCTGTGGCAAAACAAGTAGAGTATCCTGATTTCTTGGATATTCAAATAAAATCATTTAAGGAATTTTTTCAATTAGATACAAAACCAGAAAATCGAAAAAATGAAGGTTTGTTTAAAGCTTTTACAGAGAATTTTCCTATTTCTGATGCGAGGAACTCCTTCGTTTTAGAATTTAAAGGATATTCTATCGATGCCCCCAGATATTCTATAGAAGAATGTATTGAAAGGGGGTTAACTTATAGTGTTCCTTTAAAAGCAAAATTAAAATTATATTGTACAGATCCTGAACATGAGGATTTCGAGACTGTACATCAAGATGTTTATTTAGGTACATATCCGTATATGACCCATTCTGGTTCTTTTATATTCAATGGAGCAGAACGTGTTATAGTATCCCAGTTGCATCGTTCTCCTGGAGTATTCTTTGGACAATCTCATCATGCTAATGGAACGAAGTTATATTCAGCAAGAATTATTCCTTTTAAAGGATCTTGGATTGAGTTTGCTACGGATATAAATAATGTGATGTATGCCTATATCGATAGAAAGAAAAAATTACCTATGACCACTTTACTTCGTGCTATTGGATATGAAAGAGATAAAGAGATATTAGAAATATTTGATTTAGCAGAAGAAGTAAAAATTACAGAAGATAATACAAAATCTATCTTATCGAGAGTTTTAGCAGCTAGAATATTGAATATTTGGCACGAAGATTTTGTAGATGAAGATACAGGAGAGGTAATTTCTATAGAAAAAAATGAAGTTTTGATAGACAGAGATGTCACGATAACACAAGAGCATATTGATTTGATGATTCAACATGAGATAAAAACAATTTTATTGCATAAAAAGGAAGGAAAGAAGAAAGATTATTCTATCATTTATAATACACTGCAAAAAGATCCTACTAATTCTGAAAAAGAAGCTGTCGAATATATATATAGACAGCTTAGAAACACAGAACCTCCAGATGAAGAAACGGCTAGAGGAGTTATAGATAAACTTTTTTTTTCTGATACTAGATATAGTTTAGGGCCTGTGGGTAGGTATCGTTTGAATAAACGTCTTGGATTGAATATTGATCCGGATTATTTAGTTTTAACTAAAGAAGACATTATTGCTATAGTTGAACATTTGAATGCCTTATTCAATTCTAAAAGAGAGGTTGATGATATCGATCATCTCTCTAATAGACGTGTAAGAACTGTAGGAGAACAGCTTTATGCACAATTTAGTATTGGTTTAGCTAGAATGGCTAGAACAATAAGAGAACGAATGAATGTTCGAGATAATGAAGTTTTTATGCCAGTAGATCTTATCAATGCAAAAACATTGTCTTCCGTTATAAATACTTTTTTTGGAACTAATCAATTATCCCAATTTATGGATCAGACAAATCCATTATCTGAACTTACTCACAAGAGAAGATTATCAGCTTTAGGTCCTGGAGGTTTGTCTAGAGAAAGAGCTGGATTTGAGGTAAGAGACGTCAATTATTCCCATTATGGAAGATTATGTCCTATTGAAACCCCAGAGGGTCCAAATATTGGTTTAATTTCTTCCCTTTCTGTTTTTGCAAAGATTAATGATATGGGATTTGTAGAAACTCCTTATCGATCTATTCATGATGGAAGAGTGGATTTAAAATCTAAGGTTAAATATTTAAGCGCAGAAGAAGAAGAAGGGAAAATTATAGCACAAGCTAATGCTATCAATCAATATGGAAATTTTGTTTCTGATAGAATAATAGCTCGTGAAGATGGTGATTTTCCTATAGTCACTCCAAAACAAGTGGATTATATAGATGTGGCTCCTAATCAAATTGCTTCTATATCTGCTTCTTTAATTCCTTTTTTAGAACATGATGATGCGAATAGAGCTCTCATGGGTTCTAATATGATGCGTCAAGCTGTTCCACTATTAAAACCTGAAGCGCCAATTGTAGGAACCGGATTAGAAAAGCAGGTAGCCATAGATTCTCGTATTTTAATTAATGCAGAAAGTAATGGATTTGTAGAATATCTTGATGCAAGAAAAATAATCATACGTTATGAAAAAACAGAAATAGGAGCTTTAGTGAGTTTTGAACCTGAAGTGAAAACTTATGATTTGATAAAATTTAGGAAAACTAATCAAAATACATGTATTACTTTAAAACCTATTGTAAAAAAGGGAATGAAAGTAGTAAAAGGACAGATTTTATGTGAAGGATATGCTACTGAAAATGGAGAATTAGCTTTAGGAAGAAATTTAAGAGCCGCTTTTATCCCATGTAATGGGTATAACTTTGAAGATGCCGTTTTAATTTCAGAAAAAGTAGTAAGTGAAGATTGGTTTACTTCTATACATATAGATGAGTATTCTCTAGACGTACGTGATACAAAATTAGGAATGGAAGAATTAACAAATGATATTCCAAATGTTAGTGAAGAAGCTACTAAAGATTTAGATGAAAATGGAATTATACGAGTAGGAGCGGAAGTAAGACCTGGTGATATTTTGATTGGAAAGATCACTCCTAAAGGAGAATCAGACCCGACTCCAGAAGAAAAATTGTTGAGAGCTATTTTTGGAGACAAAGCTGGAAATGTTAAAGATGCTTCTTTAAGAGCAGAACCTTCTTTATTTGGAGTGGTGATAGATACAAAATTATTCACTCGTAGCATAAAAGACAAAAAATCCAGAGTTCAGGATAAAATACAGTTAGAGCGCATAGAAAAAGAATATGATAAAAAATTTTCTGATTTAAAAAATCATTTATTGCAAAAATTACATACTGTTTTATATGGAAAAACTTCTAAGAAAATTATTATTGATGAAAAAAAACAGGAAATTATAGAAGAAGGAACTAAATTCACGGCAAAATTACTTAATAAAATATCGGATTATATAGAAAGTACTCCTGTAGATTGGACTTATGATGTAGAAACTAACAATCTTGTATCAGAAATATTACATAATTATCAAATTTCTGTTAATGATTTAAATAGTATGTTGAAACACAAGAAATTTTCTATTACAGTTGGGGATGAATTGCCTTCTGGTATTATTAAAATGGCTAAAGTTTATATTGCAAAGAAAAGAAAATTGAAAGTTGGAGATAAAATGGCTGGAAGACATGGAAATAAAGGTGTAGTAGCTCGTATTCTTCGCGAGGAAGATATGCCTTTTTTAGAAGATGGAAGTCCTGTAGATATAGTTTTAAATCCATTAGGAGTTCCATCTAGAATGAATATTGGACAGATATATGAGACGGTATTAGGTTGGGCTGGTTATAAGTTAAATATTAAATTTTCTACTCCTATATTTGATGGAGCTACTATAGAAAAAATATCGGAGTTTACAGATAAAGCAGATATTCCTCGTTTTGGAACTACTTATTTGTTTGATGGAGGAACAGGAGATAGATTTGATCAACCAGCAACAGTAGGAGTTATATACATGTTAAAATTAGGTCATATGGTTGACGATAAAATGCATGCTCGTTCTATAGGCCCTTATTCTCTTATCACTCAACAACCTCTAGGAGGTAAAGCTCAATTTGGAGGGCAACGTTTTGGAGAAATGGAGGTTTGGGCTTTAGAAGCTTTTGGAGCTTCTAATATCTTACGTGAAATATTAACTGTCAAATCTGATGATGTAGCAGGAAGAGCGAAAACTTATGAAGCTATAGTGAAAGGTGATCCCATGCCAGAACCCAACAATCCGGAATCTTTTAATGTTTTATGTTATGAATTAAAAGGATTGGGATTGGATATTAATTTAGAAGAATGA
- the rplL gene encoding 50S ribosomal protein L7/L12, protein MIKKLAEQLVNLTVQQVNELSNLLKNEYGIEPSNTLVMDSSKKKEESSEKEEKNIFNLILKSSGSSKLSVVKLVKEITGKGLKESKELVDNVPNVIKESVDKKEAEKLKKKLEEIGAEVELK, encoded by the coding sequence ATGATAAAAAAGCTAGCAGAACAATTGGTGAACTTGACGGTTCAACAAGTTAATGAATTATCTAATCTATTAAAAAATGAGTATGGAATTGAACCATCTAATACTTTAGTGATGGATTCTTCAAAAAAAAAGGAAGAGTCTTCCGAAAAAGAAGAAAAAAATATTTTTAATTTAATCTTAAAATCATCAGGAAGTTCTAAATTATCTGTGGTGAAATTAGTTAAAGAGATCACTGGAAAAGGACTAAAAGAATCTAAGGAATTAGTAGATAATGTTCCAAACGTTATTAAAGAATCTGTTGATAAGAAAGAAGCAGAAAAATTAAAAAAGAAACTTGAAGAAATTGGTGCTGAGGTTGAATTGAAATGA
- the tuf gene encoding elongation factor Tu: MAKEKFKRDKPHLNIGTTGHVDHGKTTLTAAITKVLSEIGLAEEKSFDAIDNAPEEKARGITINTSHVEYETVKRHYAHVDCPGHADYIKNMITGAAQMDGAILVVAATDGPMPQTREHILLARQVGVPKIVVFMNKVDQVDDPELLELVEMEIRELLSKYEYDGDNIPMIKGSALGALNGEKKWVEKIQKLMDVLDEYIPEPVREMDKAFLMPVEDVFTITGRGTVATGRIESGIIHTGDLVDIIGMGEEKLSSTVTGVEMFRKILDKGQAGDNVGLLLRGIEKKDIRRGMVIGKPGSIKPHKKFKAEVYILTKEEGGRHTPFHDKYRPQFYLRTTDVTGEIHLSDGIEMVMPGDNISMEVYLHQPVALSENLRFAIREGGKTVGAGQVTHIMD; encoded by the coding sequence ATGGCAAAAGAAAAATTTAAACGTGACAAACCACATTTAAATATAGGTACAACTGGTCACGTTGATCATGGAAAAACAACTTTAACAGCTGCCATAACAAAAGTATTATCAGAAATAGGATTGGCGGAAGAGAAAAGTTTTGATGCAATTGATAATGCTCCAGAGGAAAAAGCTAGGGGGATAACTATCAATACTTCTCATGTAGAATATGAAACAGTGAAAAGACATTATGCTCATGTAGATTGTCCAGGACATGCAGATTATATTAAAAATATGATTACTGGAGCAGCTCAAATGGATGGAGCTATTTTAGTAGTTGCAGCTACAGATGGACCTATGCCTCAAACAAGAGAGCATATTTTGTTAGCACGTCAAGTGGGGGTTCCTAAAATAGTCGTTTTTATGAATAAAGTAGATCAAGTAGATGATCCAGAATTATTAGAATTGGTAGAAATGGAAATCCGAGAGTTGCTTTCTAAATATGAATATGACGGAGACAATATTCCTATGATTAAAGGATCTGCTTTAGGGGCTTTGAATGGAGAAAAAAAGTGGGTAGAAAAGATCCAAAAATTAATGGATGTATTAGATGAATATATTCCAGAACCTGTTCGAGAAATGGATAAAGCATTTCTAATGCCTGTAGAAGATGTATTTACAATTACAGGAAGAGGGACCGTTGCTACTGGTCGTATTGAAAGTGGAATCATTCATACAGGAGATTTAGTTGACATTATTGGGATGGGAGAAGAAAAATTATCGTCTACCGTAACAGGAGTAGAAATGTTTCGTAAAATTCTAGATAAAGGTCAGGCTGGAGATAATGTAGGATTATTATTACGTGGAATAGAAAAAAAAGATATTCGACGTGGAATGGTTATTGGAAAACCAGGATCTATAAAACCTCATAAGAAATTTAAAGCGGAAGTATATATTCTTACAAAAGAAGAAGGAGGAAGGCATACACCATTTCATGATAAATATCGTCCACAGTTTTATTTGAGAACGACAGATGTTACAGGAGAAATTCATTTATCTGATGGAATAGAAATGGTTATGCCTGGAGATAATATTTCTATGGAAGTATATTTACATCAGCCGGTAGCTTTAAGTGAAAATTTGCGTTTTGCTATTCGTGAAGGAGGAAAGACTGTAGGTGCTGGGCAAGTTACTCATATTATGGATTAA
- a CDS encoding lipoprotein signal peptidase encodes MKKVFLSIFSILLVDQILKIYVKTHFELGSGVYIFPFFWIFFVENPGMAYGIYLAPGYLGKIILSVFRIILVFFLSVFIYKKIKKESSNYLIIPTTFILSGAIGNLLDSALYGLLFDTGTIYDKESHKWISYAGISKINFHLSNGYAAFMEGCVVDMFYFPIIDTYIPTWIPFIGGDHFHFFQPVFNLSDFVIFLGVVLLFIFKNKIKHAKIF; translated from the coding sequence TTGAAAAAAGTTTTTTTAAGTATTTTCTCTATTTTATTAGTAGATCAAATTTTAAAAATTTATGTAAAAACTCATTTTGAATTGGGAAGCGGAGTGTATATATTTCCATTTTTTTGGATTTTTTTTGTAGAAAATCCTGGGATGGCCTATGGCATTTATCTCGCTCCTGGATATTTAGGAAAAATTATTTTAAGTGTTTTTCGTATTATTCTGGTTTTTTTTCTATCTGTTTTTATTTACAAAAAGATCAAAAAAGAATCTTCTAATTATTTGATAATTCCTACTACTTTTATTTTATCGGGAGCTATAGGTAATTTATTGGATAGTGCATTATATGGATTGTTATTTGATACAGGAACCATTTATGATAAAGAATCTCATAAATGGATATCTTATGCAGGAATATCTAAAATAAATTTTCATTTATCAAATGGATATGCCGCTTTCATGGAAGGATGTGTAGTAGACATGTTTTATTTTCCCATAATAGATACATATATTCCTACTTGGATTCCATTTATTGGTGGGGATCATTTTCATTTTTTTCAACCAGTTTTCAATTTATCTGATTTTGTAATATTTCTTGGAGTTGTTTTATTGTTTATTTTCAAAAATAAAATTAAACATGCAAAAATTTTTTGA